A section of the Cottoperca gobio chromosome 17, fCotGob3.1, whole genome shotgun sequence genome encodes:
- the hes6 gene encoding transcription cofactor HES-6, with the protein MAPIRYNSNDMDRGDNCSEIKSDRKMRKPLVEKKRRARINESLQELRVLMADADLQSKMENAEVLEMTVKRVENILQNRAQEVDAVNREACERFAAGYIQCMHDVHTFVSSSPGIDPIVAAELLNHLLESMPLNDEDRLRVLLPDTVAECPGSKSSTWSLNESMYTALVSPAPSTTSTDDLCSDLDETTDSEQSHLSSEEEADCHDVLSLPSLTYSKSMWRPW; encoded by the exons AACTGCAGTGAAATCAAGTCTGACAGAAAG ATGAGAAAACCTCTGGTCGAGAAGAAAAGAAGGGCTCGCATCAATGAAAGTTTACAAGAACTCAGAGTTCTCATGGCGGATGCAGAC TTACAATCAAAGATGGAGAATGCCGAAGTGCTGGAGATGACAGTGAAACGGGTGGAGAACATCCTCCAAAACCGGGCTCAAG AAGTGGACGCCGTTAACCGGGAGGCCTGTGAGCGGTTTGCCGCAGGCTACATCCAGTGTATGCACGACGTGCACACATTTGTGTCAAGCTCCCCGGGAATTGACCCAATAGTAGCCGCGGAGCTGTTGAACCACCTACTGGAGAGCATGCCCCTTAACGACGAAGACCGCCTCCGGGTGTTGCTGCCGGACACGGTGGCAGAGTGCCCCGGCAGTAAAAGCAGCACTTGGTCCCTGAATGAGAGCATGTACACGGCTCTGGTGTCCCCGgccccctccaccacctccaccgATGACCTCTGCTCTGACCTGGATGAGACTACAGACTCGGAGCAAAGTCATCTTTCTTCAGAGGAGGAGGCTGACTGCCATGATGTGTTGAGCTTGCCTTCTTTAACTTACTCCAAGTCAATGTGGAGACCATGGtag